From Stenotrophomonas maltophilia, a single genomic window includes:
- a CDS encoding PepSY-associated TM helix domain-containing protein — MKAGFRQSMSWLHTWCGLTCGWLLCAIFLTGTLSVFREPITQWMEAGPVPASPQEMDAGAQAARAQQWLAANAADARAWQIRWPAQHGWPLQLSWEDDGGSAHERWVEAGTGMPQPPPRLRETEGGRHFMSFHYTLHGGMAGYWLVGWITACMLLALVSGVVVHKRIFKDFFTFRPGKGQRSWLDAHNLSAVLTLPFLFMIGYTGLTFFYSSYLPWPVQAAYGDADDAYARYEAELVPAQPAPPGILVSTAQLPDLQQLLARVQAISGQPPALVVIQAPGTVHSVVEVIGRKPEGGAARRLLTEASRATFDAASGTLLQWHGAHPHAIGAVQVHETIEALHKADFGGWPMKWLYFISGLLGTAMIAIGTLLFSIKRRKRSEQEFGAATAGIYRCVEAFNVASLAGVALASIVYLHGNRLLPLTMSDRSAWEIRIFLLTCAASVLHALWRPTRLAWIEQLWLAAALCLALPLVNLATTGQGLLMYLQRGAWQQAGVELVALAFGLVLARMALMLQRRWPQTQEAARSAKPAPGQGAAHRWQVASRVLAASVGGYVFTALTATALALLLPSLVNVRTSVSVLTSSLLGFVLLIAVAVGIFSARSVGKVWLVVAAGSALMGVLVAMLRPG; from the coding sequence ATGAAGGCGGGCTTCCGGCAGAGCATGTCGTGGCTGCACACCTGGTGCGGCCTCACCTGCGGCTGGCTGTTGTGCGCGATCTTCCTCACCGGCACGCTCAGCGTGTTCCGCGAGCCGATCACGCAATGGATGGAGGCCGGCCCGGTGCCGGCCTCCCCGCAGGAAATGGATGCAGGTGCGCAGGCAGCGCGAGCGCAGCAGTGGTTGGCTGCAAACGCCGCCGATGCCCGGGCATGGCAGATCCGTTGGCCTGCCCAGCACGGCTGGCCGCTGCAGCTCTCATGGGAGGATGACGGCGGCAGCGCGCACGAACGCTGGGTAGAGGCCGGCACCGGAATGCCACAACCACCACCTCGTCTTCGGGAAACCGAAGGCGGGCGCCACTTCATGTCCTTCCATTACACCCTGCACGGCGGCATGGCCGGCTACTGGCTGGTCGGCTGGATCACCGCCTGCATGCTGCTGGCGCTGGTGTCCGGCGTGGTGGTGCACAAGCGCATCTTCAAGGACTTCTTCACCTTCCGCCCAGGCAAGGGCCAGCGCAGCTGGCTGGATGCGCACAACCTGAGTGCCGTGCTGACCCTGCCGTTCCTGTTCATGATCGGCTACACCGGGTTGACTTTCTTCTACAGCAGCTATCTGCCGTGGCCGGTGCAGGCAGCCTATGGCGATGCCGATGACGCCTATGCGCGCTATGAAGCCGAACTGGTGCCTGCGCAGCCGGCTCCGCCAGGCATCCTGGTATCCACCGCGCAACTGCCAGACCTGCAGCAACTGCTGGCACGCGTGCAGGCCATCAGCGGGCAGCCGCCGGCACTGGTGGTGATCCAGGCGCCCGGCACCGTGCACAGCGTGGTGGAGGTGATCGGTCGCAAGCCCGAGGGTGGCGCGGCCAGGCGCCTGCTGACTGAGGCCAGCCGGGCAACGTTCGACGCCGCCAGCGGCACGCTGTTGCAATGGCATGGCGCACACCCGCATGCCATTGGTGCCGTGCAGGTACACGAAACCATCGAAGCACTGCACAAGGCCGATTTCGGCGGCTGGCCGATGAAGTGGCTGTACTTCATCAGCGGCCTGCTGGGCACGGCGATGATCGCCATCGGCACGCTGCTGTTCTCCATCAAGCGGCGCAAGCGCAGCGAGCAGGAGTTCGGCGCGGCCACGGCAGGCATCTATCGCTGCGTGGAAGCCTTCAACGTGGCATCGCTGGCCGGGGTGGCACTGGCAAGCATCGTCTACCTGCACGGAAACCGACTGCTGCCACTGACGATGAGCGATCGCAGCGCGTGGGAAATACGCATTTTCCTTCTAACCTGCGCGGCCTCGGTGCTGCACGCGCTGTGGCGCCCAACGCGCCTGGCCTGGATCGAGCAGTTGTGGCTGGCCGCCGCACTGTGCCTGGCACTGCCGCTGGTGAATCTGGCAACCACCGGGCAGGGGCTGCTGATGTACCTGCAGCGGGGCGCATGGCAGCAGGCCGGCGTGGAGCTGGTCGCACTGGCCTTCGGGCTGGTGTTGGCAAGAATGGCCCTGATGCTGCAGCGCCGCTGGCCACAGACGCAGGAGGCCGCGCGCAGCGCCAAGCCGGCGCCCGGGCAGGGCGCGGCCCATCGCTGGCAGGTCGCGAGCCGGGTGCTGGCTGCCTCGGTGGGGGGCTACGTGTTCACCGCGCTTACCGCCACGGCACTGGCGCTGTTGTTGCCCTCGCTGGTGAATGTACGCACGTCCGTTTCGGTCCTGACCAGTTCGCTGCTGGGGTTCGTGCTGTTGATCGCCGTCGCCGTGGGCATCTTCAGCGCCCGTAGCGTGGGGAAGGTCTGGCTGGTCGTGGCGGCAGGGAGCGCCCTGATGGGAGTGTTGGTGGCGATGCTGCGGCCGGGGTGA
- a CDS encoding TonB-dependent siderophore receptor, translating to MKIKRALVARAFSTGVQATRLPLLAVCISSALAAPAIAQAQPAARIPFNIPAQPLDAALRRFSEQSRQQVLFSESAVAGRRAPAVTGSYTPQEALARLLEGSGVRVNATRPGVFTLAQDAASPARSKDAQTTLQTVNVTANGPGDGSYTTRELSLGKLGQSIRQTPQSVSVITRQQLDDRNLTTLDEALAQTTGVTKTARNFGNHKFSIRSFTVDDSNYLVDGVAGIVYAPVGWLPIDTAVLERVEVLRGAGGMMLGAADPSGAINMVRKRPRDQAHLDLAATLGSWDNYRLEVDGGGPLNAAGSVRGRLVAAYQDRDYFQRGTSSKTPVAYGVIDADLGQDTTLTFGLRHQASDTDGYWLFGLPRYTDGGALDIKRSTSLIQDWNRQEGSVDEAFAEAEHRFNERWKARLSVNRTESDLDQRVAVPVGGVDRATGIGSRFYDIYFNRSRVRSDGIDLHTTGSFDAFGRTHQLLLGAMWSRQRTRQSSADLAIDVPIDVYAPDHSAIAQPLQPAWDWSENARAQQSGLYSNLRLQLAEPLHLTLGGRLSWVKYQSNDGFTGARSRDYEQKHEFTPYAGLVYDLGPQWSVYASYADTFQPQSSYVTSSGAVLDPAIGANYELGVKGELNDGRLNVSAAVFSIRKTGNAVVDASDPGSCPGSLASSDCYRNGGKLRSKGFELEASGELAPGWQMMAGYTHVTSRDDEGATISAETPRHLLRLSTSYQLPGRWNAFSVGGGVSAQSSYSYPAYDDPDWRMGAAGRAVWDLRAGYRINPRWSVGVNVANLFDTRYYAMISQIRRGNFFGEPRNVMLTLRGAL from the coding sequence ATGAAGATCAAGCGCGCGCTTGTCGCCCGCGCGTTCTCTACCGGGGTACAGGCCACGCGGCTGCCGCTGCTGGCCGTGTGCATTTCCAGCGCACTGGCTGCGCCGGCCATCGCACAGGCGCAGCCGGCGGCGCGCATCCCGTTCAATATTCCAGCCCAACCGCTGGATGCGGCACTGCGCCGATTCTCCGAGCAGTCACGGCAGCAGGTGTTGTTCAGTGAATCGGCAGTGGCCGGCCGCCGCGCGCCGGCGGTGACGGGCAGCTACACGCCGCAGGAAGCACTGGCGCGCCTGCTGGAGGGCAGTGGGGTACGTGTCAACGCCACCCGCCCCGGCGTGTTCACGCTGGCGCAGGACGCAGCGTCACCTGCGCGCAGCAAGGATGCCCAGACCACCCTGCAGACGGTGAACGTGACCGCCAACGGCCCAGGCGATGGCTCCTACACGACACGTGAGCTGAGCCTGGGCAAGCTGGGGCAGAGCATCCGCCAGACCCCGCAATCGGTCAGCGTGATCACCCGCCAGCAGCTGGACGACCGCAACCTCACCACGCTGGACGAGGCACTGGCGCAGACCACGGGCGTGACCAAGACCGCGCGCAACTTCGGCAACCACAAGTTCTCGATCCGCAGCTTCACCGTGGACGACAGCAACTATCTGGTCGATGGCGTGGCCGGCATTGTCTATGCCCCGGTGGGCTGGCTGCCGATCGACACCGCCGTGCTGGAGCGGGTTGAAGTGCTGCGCGGTGCCGGCGGCATGATGCTCGGCGCGGCCGACCCCAGCGGAGCGATCAACATGGTGCGCAAGCGCCCGCGCGACCAGGCCCATCTCGATCTGGCGGCCACGCTGGGCTCGTGGGACAACTATCGCCTCGAGGTCGATGGTGGCGGCCCGCTCAATGCCGCCGGCAGCGTGCGCGGCCGACTCGTCGCCGCCTACCAGGACCGCGACTACTTCCAGCGCGGCACCTCATCGAAGACGCCGGTGGCCTACGGCGTGATCGATGCCGACCTGGGCCAGGACACCACGCTCACCTTCGGCCTGCGACATCAGGCCAGTGACACCGACGGCTACTGGCTGTTCGGCCTGCCGCGCTACACCGATGGCGGGGCGCTGGACATCAAGCGCTCCACCTCGCTCATCCAGGACTGGAACCGCCAGGAAGGCTCCGTTGACGAAGCCTTCGCCGAAGCGGAGCACCGCTTCAACGAGCGCTGGAAGGCGCGCCTGTCGGTGAACCGCACCGAATCGGACCTGGACCAGCGCGTTGCGGTTCCGGTGGGCGGGGTGGACCGGGCCACCGGCATCGGCTCGCGCTTCTATGACATCTACTTCAACCGATCGCGCGTGCGCAGCGATGGCATCGACCTGCACACCACCGGCAGTTTCGACGCCTTCGGCCGCACCCACCAGCTGCTGCTGGGGGCGATGTGGTCGCGCCAGCGTACCCGCCAGAGCTCGGCGGACCTGGCCATCGACGTGCCGATCGATGTCTACGCACCGGACCACAGCGCCATTGCACAGCCACTGCAACCCGCGTGGGACTGGTCGGAAAACGCGCGTGCGCAACAAAGCGGCCTGTACAGCAACCTGCGCCTGCAGCTGGCAGAACCGCTGCACCTCACGCTGGGTGGCCGGCTGAGCTGGGTGAAGTACCAGTCCAACGATGGCTTCACCGGAGCCAGGAGCCGCGACTACGAACAGAAGCACGAATTCACCCCGTACGCCGGCCTCGTCTACGACCTGGGCCCGCAGTGGTCGGTCTACGCCAGCTACGCCGATACCTTCCAGCCGCAGAGCTCCTACGTCACCTCATCCGGTGCGGTGCTCGATCCCGCCATCGGCGCCAACTACGAGCTGGGCGTGAAGGGCGAACTGAACGATGGGCGCCTGAACGTCTCCGCTGCGGTGTTTTCCATCCGCAAGACCGGCAACGCCGTGGTGGACGCCTCTGACCCGGGCAGCTGCCCCGGCTCGCTGGCCTCGTCCGATTGCTACCGCAATGGTGGAAAGCTGCGCAGCAAGGGCTTTGAACTCGAAGCCAGCGGCGAACTGGCACCCGGCTGGCAGATGATGGCGGGCTATACCCACGTCACCAGCCGCGACGATGAGGGCGCCACCATCAGCGCCGAAACGCCGCGCCATCTGCTGCGCCTGTCAACGTCCTACCAGCTGCCCGGCCGGTGGAATGCGTTCTCCGTGGGCGGTGGCGTCTCTGCACAGAGCAGCTATTCCTATCCGGCCTACGACGACCCGGACTGGCGCATGGGTGCTGCGGGACGCGCGGTGTGGGACCTGCGTGCCGGCTACCGGATCAATCCGCGCTGGAGCGTGGGCGTCAACGTGGCCAACCTGTTCGACACGCGCTATTACGCGATGATCAGCCAGATCCGCCGCGGCAACTTCTTTGGCGAACCCCGCAACGTGATGCTGACGCTGCGCGGCGCGCTGTGA